A section of the Xiphias gladius isolate SHS-SW01 ecotype Sanya breed wild chromosome 10, ASM1685928v1, whole genome shotgun sequence genome encodes:
- the spint1a gene encoding kunitz-type protease inhibitor 1a isoform X1 produces the protein MRSPLKGQLGAFALLLLMLSLDSSGGQESAEDCLAKFKSGRENFVLDTDESVKDGATFISSPKLEQSSDCVRACCDDPRCNLAFMERRAGGGLINSCFLFDCLYKKKYVCRFVRKKGYINYILDSVYDSYPYVDVPKVPDESDRPPVANGGPNRVVQPQESVTLNGIESKDDQRITSFQWQMLTGYPDAVIETTQFDDQIIVSNLTSGVYNFQLTVTDTIGQSDSTKVTILVLTPEQSEHHCMAPKKVGPCRGAFPRWHYNAASEKCEEFMFGGCRENLNNYLSKDECSKACYGSEKSSITGRGLPVTTPQGEKCGAPCTTEQFTCANGCCLDPGLECDSSPQCSDGSDEQKCKDLDKKFRILLQIPLDEQKVRCTEPPYTGKCKESLTKWYYNHIQQECLRFNYGGCEGNENRFDTEESCKKVCRGVTEKDVFARKGDPDIKTGNTGLIAIAALLGLAIVILLGFLMYCLMKGKKRSSQHHRVPINTVPVTSMEDRERLVYNSTTKPI, from the exons atgaggtCACCCCTTAAGGGTCAATTGGGAGCGTTTGCGCTCCTGCTCTTGATGTTATCTCTCGACTCCTCTGGTGGCCAGGAGTCGGCTGAGGATTGCTTGGCCAAATTCAAGAGCGGCCGGGAGAATTTTGTCCTCGATACCGATGAGTCGGTGAAAGACGGAGCGACGTTCATCTCGTCGCCGAAGCTGGAGCAGTCCAGCGACTGCGTGAGGGCCTGCTGCGACGATCCGCGGTGCAACCTCGCCTTCATGGAGCGAAGGGCTGGGGGAGGCCTGATCAACTCCTGCTTTCTCTTCGATTGCCTGTACAAAAAGAAATACGTCTGCCGCTTTGTTCGGAAGAAGGGATACATCAATTATATCCTGGACTCCGTTTACGACAGTTATCCTTACGTGGATGTCCCCAAAG TTCCAGATGAATCAGACCGTCCACCAGTGGCCAATGGAGGCCCGAACCGGGTGGTCCAACCTCAAGAGAGTGTGACACTGAACGGCATAGAGAGCAAGGATGACCAACGGATAACGTCCTTTCAGTGGCAAATGCTCACTGGATATCCTGATGCTGTCATTGAG ACAACCCAATTTGACGACCAGATTATCGTGTCCAATCTGACATCTGGGGTGTACAACTTCCAGCTGACCGTCACAGACACCATCGGCCAATCAGACTCAACCAAGGTCACCATCCTGGTCCTTACTCCTGAGCAGTCTGAGC ACCACTGTATGGCTCCAAAGAAGGTTGGGCCATGCCGCGGAGCTTTCCCTCGATGGCATTACAATGCTGCCTCAGAGAAGTGCGAGGAGTTCATGTTTGGAGGCTGCAGGGAgaatctcaacaactatttgtCCAAGGATGAGTGCAGCAAAGCCTGCTATGGCTCAG aaaaaagTAGTATAACTGGAAGAGGTCTCCCAGTTACTACACCTCAAG GAGAAAAATGTGGTGCTCCCTGCACCACAGAGCAGTTCACCTGTGCAAATGGTTGCTGTTTGGATCCGGGCCTGGAGTGTGACTCATCCCCACAATGCAGTGACGGCTCAGATGAGCAGAAATGCAAAGACT TGGACAAGAAGTTTCGGATTCTGCTACAGATTCCATTGGATGAACAAAAAG TGCGCTGCACAGAACCTCCCTACACGGGAAAATGCAAGGAAAGTCTCACTAAGTGGTACTACAACCACATCCAACAGGAATGCCTCCGCTTCAACTACGGCGGCTGCGAGGGAAATGAGAACAGATTTGACACAGAGGAGTCTTGTAAGAAAGTCTGCCGTGGGGTAACAG aAAAGGACGTATTTGCAAGAAAGGGGGATCCTGACATAAAAACTGGCAATACAG GTTTGATAGCAATAGCTGCCCTCTTGGGTCTAGCTATTGTCATCCTCCTAGGCTTCCTGATGTACTGCCTCatgaagggaaagaagaggTCTTCACAGCACCACCGTGTGCCCATCAACACTGTCCCCGTCACCTCGATGGAAGACAGAGAGCGTTTGGTCTACAACAGCACCACCAAGCCCATCTGA
- the spint1a gene encoding kunitz-type protease inhibitor 1a isoform X2 → MLSLDSSGGQESAEDCLAKFKSGRENFVLDTDESVKDGATFISSPKLEQSSDCVRACCDDPRCNLAFMERRAGGGLINSCFLFDCLYKKKYVCRFVRKKGYINYILDSVYDSYPYVDVPKVPDESDRPPVANGGPNRVVQPQESVTLNGIESKDDQRITSFQWQMLTGYPDAVIETTQFDDQIIVSNLTSGVYNFQLTVTDTIGQSDSTKVTILVLTPEQSEHHCMAPKKVGPCRGAFPRWHYNAASEKCEEFMFGGCRENLNNYLSKDECSKACYGSEKSSITGRGLPVTTPQGEKCGAPCTTEQFTCANGCCLDPGLECDSSPQCSDGSDEQKCKDLDKKFRILLQIPLDEQKVRCTEPPYTGKCKESLTKWYYNHIQQECLRFNYGGCEGNENRFDTEESCKKVCRGVTEKDVFARKGDPDIKTGNTGLIAIAALLGLAIVILLGFLMYCLMKGKKRSSQHHRVPINTVPVTSMEDRERLVYNSTTKPI, encoded by the exons ATGTTATCTCTCGACTCCTCTGGTGGCCAGGAGTCGGCTGAGGATTGCTTGGCCAAATTCAAGAGCGGCCGGGAGAATTTTGTCCTCGATACCGATGAGTCGGTGAAAGACGGAGCGACGTTCATCTCGTCGCCGAAGCTGGAGCAGTCCAGCGACTGCGTGAGGGCCTGCTGCGACGATCCGCGGTGCAACCTCGCCTTCATGGAGCGAAGGGCTGGGGGAGGCCTGATCAACTCCTGCTTTCTCTTCGATTGCCTGTACAAAAAGAAATACGTCTGCCGCTTTGTTCGGAAGAAGGGATACATCAATTATATCCTGGACTCCGTTTACGACAGTTATCCTTACGTGGATGTCCCCAAAG TTCCAGATGAATCAGACCGTCCACCAGTGGCCAATGGAGGCCCGAACCGGGTGGTCCAACCTCAAGAGAGTGTGACACTGAACGGCATAGAGAGCAAGGATGACCAACGGATAACGTCCTTTCAGTGGCAAATGCTCACTGGATATCCTGATGCTGTCATTGAG ACAACCCAATTTGACGACCAGATTATCGTGTCCAATCTGACATCTGGGGTGTACAACTTCCAGCTGACCGTCACAGACACCATCGGCCAATCAGACTCAACCAAGGTCACCATCCTGGTCCTTACTCCTGAGCAGTCTGAGC ACCACTGTATGGCTCCAAAGAAGGTTGGGCCATGCCGCGGAGCTTTCCCTCGATGGCATTACAATGCTGCCTCAGAGAAGTGCGAGGAGTTCATGTTTGGAGGCTGCAGGGAgaatctcaacaactatttgtCCAAGGATGAGTGCAGCAAAGCCTGCTATGGCTCAG aaaaaagTAGTATAACTGGAAGAGGTCTCCCAGTTACTACACCTCAAG GAGAAAAATGTGGTGCTCCCTGCACCACAGAGCAGTTCACCTGTGCAAATGGTTGCTGTTTGGATCCGGGCCTGGAGTGTGACTCATCCCCACAATGCAGTGACGGCTCAGATGAGCAGAAATGCAAAGACT TGGACAAGAAGTTTCGGATTCTGCTACAGATTCCATTGGATGAACAAAAAG TGCGCTGCACAGAACCTCCCTACACGGGAAAATGCAAGGAAAGTCTCACTAAGTGGTACTACAACCACATCCAACAGGAATGCCTCCGCTTCAACTACGGCGGCTGCGAGGGAAATGAGAACAGATTTGACACAGAGGAGTCTTGTAAGAAAGTCTGCCGTGGGGTAACAG aAAAGGACGTATTTGCAAGAAAGGGGGATCCTGACATAAAAACTGGCAATACAG GTTTGATAGCAATAGCTGCCCTCTTGGGTCTAGCTATTGTCATCCTCCTAGGCTTCCTGATGTACTGCCTCatgaagggaaagaagaggTCTTCACAGCACCACCGTGTGCCCATCAACACTGTCCCCGTCACCTCGATGGAAGACAGAGAGCGTTTGGTCTACAACAGCACCACCAAGCCCATCTGA